One genomic window of Cololabis saira isolate AMF1-May2022 chromosome 3, fColSai1.1, whole genome shotgun sequence includes the following:
- the LOC133440759 gene encoding zinc finger protein 436-like, whose amino-acid sequence MKHEDVEVDVSLVNVADVKVENGEPGPNCVQLLLHTSPEAQNKDEEGTESLRSDSSKTADPEPMRRHGDHEDAAVPSDSNCKSKLTRTHTGKKVFSCRTCRKEFSRSSILMDHMKIHTGERPYLCNTCNKTFTRSSHLKSHIYTHTGEKPYICKTCGKSYRLRSTLVVHLRIHTGEKPYLCNTCGKSFIRLSNLKSHITTHTNQRPYICKTCGKSYRLSSHLVVHSRIHTGERPYVCNTCRKTFTDSSHLNRHITTHTVPVAEILPV is encoded by the coding sequence atgaagcacgaggacgtagaggtggatgtctcattggtcaatgtcgctgatgtgaaagttgaaaatggggaaccaggaccaaactgtgtccagctgctgttgcacacttctcctgaagctcaaaacaaagatgaggaagggactgaaagtttacgctcagactccagtaaaactgcagatccggagccaatgagacgacacggtgaccacgaagatgctgctgtcccgtcagacagcaactgtaaatcaaagctgaccaggacccacacggggaagaaggtattttcttgcagaacttgcaggaaagagttcagtagaagtagtattttaatggatcacatgaagatccacactggtgaaaggccgtacctgtgcaacacctgcaacaaaacctttactagatcatcacatcttaaaagccacatatacacgcacacgggcgagaagccctacatctgcaaaacatgtggaaaaagttacaggctacgttccacCTTGGTGGTTCACTTgaggatccacaccggcgaaaagccgtacctgtgcaacacctgcggcaaaAGCTTTATTAGATTATcaaatcttaaaagccacataaccacgcacacgaaCCAGaggccctacatctgcaaaacatgtggaaaaagttacaggctatcTTCccacctggtggttcactcgaggatccacaccggcgaaaggccgtacgtgtgcaacacctgcaggaaAACCTTTACTGACTCATCACATCTTAACcgccacataaccacacacacgg
- the LOC133440760 gene encoding uncharacterized protein LOC133440760, with the protein MSKVNHLREFIGQRLTAAAVEILSVFEKSILEYEEELDRQRRLLDLAWKPEIRLHRVELPQENVCKVEEDGVSSVQHLDNLERSCPDQEEPGHPQTTELEEDSSGQEMKHEDVEVDVSLVNVADVKVENGEPGPNCGQLLLHTSPEAQNKDEEGTESLRSDSSKTADPEPMRRHGDHEDAAVPSDSNCKSKLTRTHTGKKVFSFSTCRKEFSKSPTGAVDRQK; encoded by the exons atgtctaaggtgaatcatctgagagagtttatcggtcagcgactaacagcagctgctgtagaaatattgtcagtgtttgaaaaaagcatcttggagtatgaagaagagctcgaccgtcagcgcagactgttggacctcgcctggaaacctgaaatcagactccacagagtcg aactcccacaagaaaatgtttgtaaggtggaggaagACGGGGTTTCCAGTgtccagcacctggataacctggagaggagctgcccggaccaggaggaaccagggcatccacagactacagaactggaggaagactccagcggtcaggagatgaagcacgaggacgtagaggtggatgtctcattggtcaatgtcgcagatgtgaaagttgaaaatggtgaaccaggaccaaactgtggccagctgctgttgcacacttctcctgaagctcaaaacaaagatgaggaagggactgaaagtttacgctcagactccagtaaaactgcagatccggagccaatgagacgacacggtgaccacgaagatgctgctgtcccgtcagacagcaactgtaaatcaaagctgaccaggacccacacggggaagaaggtattttctttCAGCACTTGCAgaaaagagttcagtaaaagtc CTACAGGTGCCGTCGACCGGCAGAAATGA